A window from Brachyhypopomus gauderio isolate BG-103 chromosome 6, BGAUD_0.2, whole genome shotgun sequence encodes these proteins:
- the zfpm2b gene encoding zinc finger protein ZFPM2b isoform X3, giving the protein MEGEELTACAVDVGVEIQPAGPDPCTQGTYPARLLDGIQLLPQQAAMASILPNAIVNKDIFPCKTCGIWFRSERNLQAHLMYYCSGRQREPDTSGEKHSDTGHQMTRLCTYPQCNMSFSGSHALEMHLSTHAAFKSEEPPAGSSLKCTICDHTADTLATLQPHILSHLSQVGLRCGRCHFTFQTLRELTKHQELHKHGRPVKEGEAERPQNLGTHSPKLGGRVSGRKDVRESPVYQDAARSAEQENSEQAPSAKGEVNSGSRASFSYTRVKSEPSSPRLASSPIQHHMSPAFPMPPFMPHVPFSQDITAVPQASEILAKMSELVHRRLRHGGNSYPPVMYSTLVPKGATCFECNITFSNLDNYLIHKKHYCNSRWQHMAKTHDYSSILEKASDTLSPKSGASLASMLNAGQTSEVKGLDTNQFNPSVCDPFISGGKAPEEFPVQIKKALTPSGVEERQNAMHLDSKSPKMSPLESEIDPSQTTCDACKITFSRHETFAVHKQYYCASRHDPPTKRANNKSPANQKSARARKRRKAYEMPGPDQEHMGMPSYLGIPSVNGPYLTQDAMESLRDQFHQRYNMIQGLVPKHPEPSMTVTKSALVSKCNAIAQEEGDAPIDLSKKCMPQLGKISLQPKGLMDYHECVVCKLSFNKVEDYLTHKQNFCPGAALDSKVPDIKKESSRNINGASEKPGKNSAFQNMSVTPVHAGTTSEIRTSGEEQSASIKYECRMQSLEGYPGAAKKIRADEQIWPYYEIKPADCATGVLITQSERRQSPNEGSEGEKDQPMPDGSHLSTDSAENLKITTRGLAFSLKDALQLEDQLAETVTDQHSLPAPDIHCTSISPIPEGSIQPNESSSSSPISKTDEISSSIKRGQNGPMSSMGNVKYCRPCDIQFNNLSNFITHKKFYCSAHTPEHVK; this is encoded by the exons ATGGAGGGTGAGGAGCTGACGGCGTGTGCGGTGGACGTCGGGGTGGAGATCCAGCCAGCGGGGCCCGATCCCTGTACCCAGGGCACCTACCCGGCCCGCCTGCTTGACGGCATCCAGCTCCTACCCCAGCAGGCTGCCATGGCCTCCATACTGCCCAACGCCATCGTGAACA AAGACATCTTCCCCTGTAAGACCTGTGGGATCTGGTTCAGGAGTGAGAGGAACCTGCAGGCCCACCTCATGTACTACTGCAGcgggagacagagggagccgGACACCTCCGGCGAGAAGCACTCCGACACCGGCCATCAAATGACCCGCCTCTGCACCTACCCACAATGCAACATGAGCTTCTCTGGTTCACATGCTCTAGAAATGCACCTGTCCACACATGCTG CTTTCAAGTCTGAGGAGCCCCCTGCTGGAAGCAGCCTGAAGTGCACCATCTGCGACCACACGGCCGACACTCTTGCCACTCTGCAACCCCACATCCTGTCCCACCTGTCTCAGGTGGGACTCAGGTGCGGCCGCTGTCACTTCACGTTCCAGACCCTCCGAGAGCTGACCAAGCACCAGGAGCTGCACAAGCACGGCAGGCCCGTCAAGGAGGGCGAAGCGGAGCGCCCTCAGAACCTGGGCACGCACAGCCCCAAGCTCGGCGGGCGAGTCTCGGGCAGGAAGGACGTTCGAGAAAGTCCGGTGTACCAGGACGCGGCTCGGAGCGCAGAGCAGGAGAACTCGGAGCAGGCGCCGTCAGCGAAGGGCGAGGTGAACTCAGGTAGCAGGGCCAGTTTCTCCTACACCAGGGTGAAGTCCGAGCCTTCCAGCCCGCGCTTGGCCTCCTCGCCCATCCAGCACCACATGAGCCCGGCGTTCCCCATGCCACCCTTCATGCCGCACGTCCCTTTCTCGCAGGACATAACCGCAGTGCCACAGGCGTCTGAAATACTGGCCAAAATGTCAGAGCTGGTGCACCGCAGACTTCGGCACGGCGGGAACAGTTACCCCCCGGTGATGTACAGCACGCTGGTGCCAAAGGGAGCCACTTGCTTCGAGTGTAACATCACTTTTAGTAATCTAGATAACTATCTGATTCACAAGAAGCATTACTGCAACAGTCGTTGGCAACATATGGCCAAGACGCATGACTACAGCAGCATTTTGGAGAAGGCTTCAGACACCCTGAGCCCCAAGAGTGGGGCCAGCTTGGCTAGTATGCTGAACGCTGGCCAGACTTCTGAGGTCAAAGGTCTGGATACCAACCAGTTCAACCCTTCGGTTTGTGACCCTTTCATATCAGGGGGGAAAGCCCCTGAGGAATTTCCAGTGCAGATTAAGAAAGCATTAACCCCTtcaggtgtggaggagagacagaatGCCATGCACTTGGACTCAAAGAGTCCAAAAATGTCCCCACTTGAGAGTGAGATTGACCCCAGCCAGACAACATGCGATGCCTGCAAGATCACGTTCAGTCGTCACGAAACTTTTGCAGTGCACAAGCAGTACTACTGCGCTTCCCGCCACGACCCGCCTACGAAACGAGCAAACAATAAAtcaccagccaatcagaagtCGGCGCGTGCGCGTAAAAGAAGAAAGGCGTACGAGATGCCGGGTCCCGATCAGGAGCATATGGGGATGCCGTCTTATCTGGGGATCCCCAGTGTGAATGGGCCCTATCTGACCCAGGATGCAATGGAAAGTCTCAGGGACCAGTTTCATCAGAGGTACAATATGATCCAGGGTTTGGTTCCCAAGCACCCAGAACCTTCTATGACAGTTACAAAATCAGCCCTTGTGTCAAAGTGCAATGCGATAGCCCAAGAAGAAGGAGATGCGCCCATAGATCTCAGTAAGAAATGCATGCCGCAACTTGGCAAAATTTCACTCCAGCCCAAAGGGCTTATGGACTATCATGAATGTGTGGTCTGCAAACTTAGCTTCAACAAAGTTGAGGATTACCTTACTCACAAACAAAACTTCTGCCCAGGTGCGGCACTGGACAGCAAAGTTCCAGACATCAAAAAAGAAAGTTCTAGAAATATAAACGGCGCCTCAGAAAAGCCCGGCAAAAATTCTGCTTTTCAGAACATGAGCGTCACCCCAGTACATGCCGGGACTACATCTGAAATCAGAACATCTGGTGAAGAGCAGTCAGCCTCCATAAAATATGAGTGCAGGATGCAGTCTCTTGAGGGCTACCCAGGTGCAGCAAAGAAAATTAGAGCGGATGAACAGATCTGGCCATACTATGAGATCAAACCTGCCGACTGTGccacaggggtgctcattacacAAAGTGAGAGGAGGCAAAGCCCTAATGAGGGCAGCGAGGGCGAGAAAGACCAACCCATGCCTGATGGCAGCCATCTTAGCACCGACAGTGCAGAGAACCTGAAAATCACAACCAGGGGCCTGGCCTTTTCCTTAAAAGACGCCCTGCAGCTTGAAGACCAGCTAGCGGAGACTGTAACTGATCAGCACAGCCTTCCCGCCCCAGATATCCACTGTACTTCCATCTCCCCAATCCCTGAGGGCTCTATCCAACCTAATGAGAGCAGCTCTTCTTCGCCCATATCCAAGACTGACGAGATCTCCTCCAGCATTAAGAGAGGTCAGAATGGACCGATGTCCTCCATGGGTAATGTCAAATACTGCCGTCCTTGTGATATCCAGTTTAATAACTTGTCGAATTTTATAACGCACAAGAAGTTCTATTGCTCTGCCCACACCCCAGAGCATGTGAAATGA
- the zfpm2b gene encoding zinc finger protein ZFPM2b isoform X2 produces MGRPLRPPFGAEPARPLPLSSGTLRLLSAPGPPPPRDFNDTLNGYLRFQKAFERKRAFPRHGAVNGINNLAECSEGHVWCSTTRSVMEGEELTACAVDVGVEIQPAGPDPCTQGTYPARLLDGIQLLPQQAAMASILPNAIVNKDIFPCKTCGIWFRSERNLQAHLMYYCSGRQREPDTSGEKHSDTGHQMTRLCTYPQCNMSFSGSHALEMHLSTHAAFKSEEPPAGSSLKCTICDHTADTLATLQPHILSHLSQVGLRCGRCHFTFQTLRELTKHQELHKHGRPVKEGEAERPQNLGTHSPKLGGRVSGRKDVRESPVYQDAARSAEQENSEQAPSAKGEVNSGSRASFSYTRVKSEPSSPRLASSPIQHHMSPAFPMPPFMPHVPFSQDITAVPQASEILAKMSELVHRRLRHGGNSYPPVMYSTLVPKGATCFECNITFSNLDNYLIHKKHYCNSRWQHMAKTHDYSSILEKASDTLSPKSGASLASMLNAGQTSEVKGLDTNQFNPSVCDPFISGGKAPEEFPVQIKKALTPSGVEERQNAMHLDSKSPKMSPLESEIDPSQTTCDACKITFSRHETFAVHKQYYCASRHDPPTKRANNKSPANQKSARARKRRKAYEMPGPDQEHMGMPSYLGIPSVNGPYLTQDAMESLRDQFHQRYNMIQGLVPKHPEPSMTVTKSALVSKCNAIAQEEGDAPIDLSKKCMPQLGKISLQPKGLMDYHECVVCKLSFNKVEDYLTHKQNFCPGAALDSKVPDIKKESSRNINGASEKPGKNSAFQNMSVTPVHAGTTSEIRTSGEEQSASIKYECRMQSLEGYPGAAKKIRADEQIWPYYEIKPADCATGVLITQSERRQSPNEGSEGEKDQPMPDGSHLSTDSAENLKITTRGLAFSLKDALQLEDQLAETVTDQHSLPAPDIHCTSISPIPEGSIQPNESSSSSPISKTDEISSSIKRGQNGPMSSMGNVKYCRPCDIQFNNLSNFITHKKFYCSAHTPEHVK; encoded by the exons ATGGGACGGCCTCTTCGTCCGCCTTTCGGAGCCGAGCCCGCACGGCCTCTTCCTTTATCTTCCGGGACACTGCGGCTCCTGTCGGCccctggcccacctccaccGCGGGACTTCAACGACACTCTAAATGGCTATTTGCGATTTCAAAAGGCATTTGAGAGAAAGCGTGCGTTTCCCCGGCATGGAGCTGTAAATGGCATTAATAATCTCGCGGAGTGCAGTG aaggCCACGTGTGGTGCTCGACCACGAGAAGCGTGATGGAGGGTGAGGAGCTGACGGCGTGTGCGGTGGACGTCGGGGTGGAGATCCAGCCAGCGGGGCCCGATCCCTGTACCCAGGGCACCTACCCGGCCCGCCTGCTTGACGGCATCCAGCTCCTACCCCAGCAGGCTGCCATGGCCTCCATACTGCCCAACGCCATCGTGAACA AAGACATCTTCCCCTGTAAGACCTGTGGGATCTGGTTCAGGAGTGAGAGGAACCTGCAGGCCCACCTCATGTACTACTGCAGcgggagacagagggagccgGACACCTCCGGCGAGAAGCACTCCGACACCGGCCATCAAATGACCCGCCTCTGCACCTACCCACAATGCAACATGAGCTTCTCTGGTTCACATGCTCTAGAAATGCACCTGTCCACACATGCTG CTTTCAAGTCTGAGGAGCCCCCTGCTGGAAGCAGCCTGAAGTGCACCATCTGCGACCACACGGCCGACACTCTTGCCACTCTGCAACCCCACATCCTGTCCCACCTGTCTCAGGTGGGACTCAGGTGCGGCCGCTGTCACTTCACGTTCCAGACCCTCCGAGAGCTGACCAAGCACCAGGAGCTGCACAAGCACGGCAGGCCCGTCAAGGAGGGCGAAGCGGAGCGCCCTCAGAACCTGGGCACGCACAGCCCCAAGCTCGGCGGGCGAGTCTCGGGCAGGAAGGACGTTCGAGAAAGTCCGGTGTACCAGGACGCGGCTCGGAGCGCAGAGCAGGAGAACTCGGAGCAGGCGCCGTCAGCGAAGGGCGAGGTGAACTCAGGTAGCAGGGCCAGTTTCTCCTACACCAGGGTGAAGTCCGAGCCTTCCAGCCCGCGCTTGGCCTCCTCGCCCATCCAGCACCACATGAGCCCGGCGTTCCCCATGCCACCCTTCATGCCGCACGTCCCTTTCTCGCAGGACATAACCGCAGTGCCACAGGCGTCTGAAATACTGGCCAAAATGTCAGAGCTGGTGCACCGCAGACTTCGGCACGGCGGGAACAGTTACCCCCCGGTGATGTACAGCACGCTGGTGCCAAAGGGAGCCACTTGCTTCGAGTGTAACATCACTTTTAGTAATCTAGATAACTATCTGATTCACAAGAAGCATTACTGCAACAGTCGTTGGCAACATATGGCCAAGACGCATGACTACAGCAGCATTTTGGAGAAGGCTTCAGACACCCTGAGCCCCAAGAGTGGGGCCAGCTTGGCTAGTATGCTGAACGCTGGCCAGACTTCTGAGGTCAAAGGTCTGGATACCAACCAGTTCAACCCTTCGGTTTGTGACCCTTTCATATCAGGGGGGAAAGCCCCTGAGGAATTTCCAGTGCAGATTAAGAAAGCATTAACCCCTtcaggtgtggaggagagacagaatGCCATGCACTTGGACTCAAAGAGTCCAAAAATGTCCCCACTTGAGAGTGAGATTGACCCCAGCCAGACAACATGCGATGCCTGCAAGATCACGTTCAGTCGTCACGAAACTTTTGCAGTGCACAAGCAGTACTACTGCGCTTCCCGCCACGACCCGCCTACGAAACGAGCAAACAATAAAtcaccagccaatcagaagtCGGCGCGTGCGCGTAAAAGAAGAAAGGCGTACGAGATGCCGGGTCCCGATCAGGAGCATATGGGGATGCCGTCTTATCTGGGGATCCCCAGTGTGAATGGGCCCTATCTGACCCAGGATGCAATGGAAAGTCTCAGGGACCAGTTTCATCAGAGGTACAATATGATCCAGGGTTTGGTTCCCAAGCACCCAGAACCTTCTATGACAGTTACAAAATCAGCCCTTGTGTCAAAGTGCAATGCGATAGCCCAAGAAGAAGGAGATGCGCCCATAGATCTCAGTAAGAAATGCATGCCGCAACTTGGCAAAATTTCACTCCAGCCCAAAGGGCTTATGGACTATCATGAATGTGTGGTCTGCAAACTTAGCTTCAACAAAGTTGAGGATTACCTTACTCACAAACAAAACTTCTGCCCAGGTGCGGCACTGGACAGCAAAGTTCCAGACATCAAAAAAGAAAGTTCTAGAAATATAAACGGCGCCTCAGAAAAGCCCGGCAAAAATTCTGCTTTTCAGAACATGAGCGTCACCCCAGTACATGCCGGGACTACATCTGAAATCAGAACATCTGGTGAAGAGCAGTCAGCCTCCATAAAATATGAGTGCAGGATGCAGTCTCTTGAGGGCTACCCAGGTGCAGCAAAGAAAATTAGAGCGGATGAACAGATCTGGCCATACTATGAGATCAAACCTGCCGACTGTGccacaggggtgctcattacacAAAGTGAGAGGAGGCAAAGCCCTAATGAGGGCAGCGAGGGCGAGAAAGACCAACCCATGCCTGATGGCAGCCATCTTAGCACCGACAGTGCAGAGAACCTGAAAATCACAACCAGGGGCCTGGCCTTTTCCTTAAAAGACGCCCTGCAGCTTGAAGACCAGCTAGCGGAGACTGTAACTGATCAGCACAGCCTTCCCGCCCCAGATATCCACTGTACTTCCATCTCCCCAATCCCTGAGGGCTCTATCCAACCTAATGAGAGCAGCTCTTCTTCGCCCATATCCAAGACTGACGAGATCTCCTCCAGCATTAAGAGAGGTCAGAATGGACCGATGTCCTCCATGGGTAATGTCAAATACTGCCGTCCTTGTGATATCCAGTTTAATAACTTGTCGAATTTTATAACGCACAAGAAGTTCTATTGCTCTGCCCACACCCCAGAGCATGTGAAATGA
- the LOC143516643 gene encoding ATPase family AAA domain-containing protein 2-like: protein MDGVMRKKAAKRDEQKSAKGSSEDEEGDHAEIDNDDVYGNEDREDVLSECSEAQQRASAKRKRASPHEPQKSGRFFGRRPSVGSYRFSACPPMTAYTRRNGRKQRTWYRKDSTEEEDSSDSDSSDKRRCVHLHEENILGSSKGRMKTGGNPADVDPMQIDQSVRFDSIGGLDSHIFALKEMIVFPLVYPEVFDKFKIQPPRGCLFYGPPGTGKTLVARALANECSHGERKVAFFMRKGADCLSKWVGESERQLRLLFEQAYQMRPSIIFFDEIDGLAPVRSSRQDQIHSSIVSTLLALMDGLDSRGEVVVIGATNRLDSIDPALRRPGRFDREFHFGLPDREARIDILKIHTRQWEPTPSDSFLQELADKCPGYCGADLKAVCTEAVLCALRRRYPQIYATPHKLLLNVASITISSWDFMSAMRKMVPASQRALASSARALEPRVRPLLDGALTHILATLERLFPHTEQGLKTKRDSDLTCHILNDDIMYGDDDKPSTSTAAIHKHTNRHGFLQISRNAALHPTSHRPRLLLSGRPGSGQSSHLGPAVLHALEKFPSHTLDIAVLFGVSSMSPEEACAQVFMEARRTCPSILYLPDAQQWWEIASCSLRGTFLRLLEEIPSFSAILLLATTSSSHDHLDEELQALFRVEYGEVFHVRRPTWQERKGFFEDLILNQAAKAPPSKKKALIQAMEVLPLAPPPPPHQMTEQELLRLEEQEEDTLRELRLFLRDVTGRLSQDRRFKAFTKPVDVEEVPDDLTVIKQPMDLSTVLTKIDTHKYITVKEFRHDVDLIWKNALRHNPDSDPTDRKIRHRACALKDTVHAIIRDELDEDFERICEEIRESRNKREKRTGRITRASRCQMQQLLDVDHAMKILSQKTPPVIVDQKQLKELHQCVVAKTKGCEVFQLEKLYAILCHCIYRHRKDHDKSELLQEMKKEIGHFQ, encoded by the exons ATGGATGGGGTGATGCGAAAAAAAGCAGCAAAACGTGATGAGCAAAAGAGTGCAAAAG GTTCCTCTGAAGATGAGGAGGGTGACCACGCAGAGATCGATAATGATGATGTTTATGGTAACGAGGATAGAGAAGACGTCCTTAGCGAGTGCAGTGAGGCCCAGCAGAGAGCTTCAGCCAAACGCAAACGAGCTTCACCCCATG AGCCTCAAAAATCAGGCAGGTTCTTCGGCAGGCGGCCCTCCGTGGGCAGTTACCGTTTCAGTGCTTGTCCACCCATGACAGCGTACACCAGGAGAAATGGCAG GAAGCAGCGTACATGGTACCGTAAGGACTCTACGGAGGAGGAAGACTCCTCTGACAGTGACAGTTCAGACAAAAG GAGGTGCGTCCATTTGCATGAAGAGAATATTTTAGGAAGCAGTAAAGGCAGGATGAAGACCGGAGGGAACCCAGCTGATGTTGACCCCATGCAGATAGACCAATCG GTTCGCTTTGACAGCATTGGAGGTCTAGACTCCCATATCTTTGCCCTTAAGGAGATGATAGTCTTTCCTCTGGTCTATCCTGAGGTCTTCGATAAGTTCAAAATCCAGCCTCCGAG GGGCTGTCTGTTCTACGGTCCTCCGGGCACAGGGAAGACGCTGGTGGCCCGTGCCCTGGCCAATGAGTGCAGCcatggagagagaaaggtggcTTTCTTCATGAGAAAGGGGGCGGACTGCCTGAGCAAATGGGTCGGCGAGTCAGAGAGACAGCTCCGCCTTCTCTTTGAGCAG GCTTACCAGATGCGTCCTTCCATCATCTTCTTTGATGAGATAGATGGCTTGGCCCCAGTCCGTTCTTCTCGTCAGGACCAGATCCACAG CTCCATCGTGTCAACCCTGCTGGCCCTCATGGACGGCCTGGACAGTCGAGGAGAAGTGGTGGTGATCGGCGCCACCAACAGGCTGGACTCTATCGACCCGGCACTCAGGAGGCCCGGACGCTTCGACCGAGAGTTTCATTTTGGCCTGCCAGACAGAGAG GCTCGCATTGACATCCTCAAGATCCACACCAGGCAGTGGGAACCAACGCCCTCTGATTCCTTCCTGCAGGAGCTGGCTGACAAGTGTCCCG GCTACTGTGGGGCTGACCTCAAGGCCGTGTGCACGGAGGCGGTGTTGTGCGCCCTGCGACGCCGCTACCCACAGATCTACGCCACGCCCCACAAGCTCCTGCTTAACGTGGCCTCCATCACCATCAGCAGCTGGGACTTCATGTCCGCCATGAGGAAGATGGTGCCGGCGTCTCAGAGGGCCCTGGCGTCATCCGCTAGAGCCCTTGAGCCGAGagtgcgccccctgctggacggAGCTCTCACCCACATCCTGGCCACTCTCGAGAGGCTCTTCCCCCACACAGAGCAGGGCCTCAAGACGAAGAGGGACAGTG ACTTGACGTGTCATATCCTGAATGATGACATCATGTATGGTGATGATGACAAACCGTCCACCAGCACTGCAGCCATCCATAAACATACTAATCGTCATGGTTTCCTTCAGATCAGCAG GAATGCTGCCCTCCACCCAACCTCACACCGTCCACGGCTGCTGCTCTCGGGCCGTCCTGGCTCTGGGCAGAGCAGCCACTTGGGCCCTGCTGTGCTGCATGCCCTGGAGAAGTTCCCTTCCCACACATTGGACATAGCTGTGCTATTTGGGGTCAGCAGCATGTCGCCAGAGGAAGCTTGTGCACAG GTGTTCATGGAGGCTAGAAGGACCTGCCCCAGCATCCTGTACCTCCCTGATGCCCAGCAGTGGTGGGAGATTGCCAGCTGCTCCCTACGGGGCACGTTCCTCCGACTCCTGGAGGAGATTCCCTCCTTCTCCGCCATCCTGCTGCTCGCCACCACCAGCTCCTCCCACGACCACCTGGACGAGGAG CTCCAGGCTCTGTTCCGGGTGGAGTACGGAGAAGTGTTCCACGTCAGGCGTCCCACGTGGCAGGAACGGAAGGGGTTCTTTGAGGATCTCATCCTCAATCAGGCCGCCAAAGCTCCCCCGTCCAAGAAGAAAGCCT TAATTCAGGCTATGGAAGTGCTGcctttggctccgcctcctcctccccatCAGATGACGGAGCAAGAGCTCCTGCGATTGGAGGAACAGGAAGAAGACACCCTGCGTGAACTCCGCCTCTTCCTGCGTGATGTCACTGGCCGTTTATCCCAGGACAGACGCTTCAAGGCTTTTACCAAGCCTGTGGACGTGGAAGAG GTGCCCGACGACCTCACGGTCATAAAGCAGCCCATGGATCTCTCCACTGTGCTTACAAAGATTGACACGCACAAGTACATCACGGTGAAGGAGTTCCGGCATGATGTAGATCTGATCTGGAAGAATGCTCTACGCCACAACCCCGACAGTGATCCCACTG ATCGGAAGATTCGCCATCGTGCATGTGCGCTGAAGGACACTGTCCATGCCATCATCCGGGACGAGCTGGACGAGGACTTTGAAAGGATCTGTGAAGAAATCCGAGAGTCACGCAATAAAAGAg AAAAGCGGACTGGCCGGATTACTCGTGCCAGCAGGTGCCAGATGCAGCAGCTGCTTGACGTGGACCATGCGATGAAGATCCTGTCCCAGAAGACACCACCAGTCATCGTAGACCAGAAGCAGCTCAAG GAGCTCCATCAGTGCGTGGTGGCAAAGACGAAAGGGTGTGAGGTGTTTCAGCTGGAGAAGCTATATGCCATCCTCTGCCATTGCATCTACAGACACCGCAAAGACCATGACAAGAGCGAGCTCCTTCAG GAAATGAAGAAAGAAATTGGCCATTTTCAGTGA